A region from the Candidatus Magasanikbacteria bacterium genome encodes:
- a CDS encoding RluA family pseudouridine synthase, translated as MPALNQKIILDEESKKKRLDLLLSEKLGISRSQIEKMIKRGGVLVDGKLIVKAGKKLISANEITFQEIEERKSEVQIKKEENFDVTIIKEESDYLVVEKPAGLLIHPTEALEKVTMAGILLEKYPELKGVGEGKLRPGIVHRLDKDASGLLVVAKNQKMYEHLKKQFQNREVEKIYKVLVYGIIETDQEIIDFEIDRGRDGRMVSRPTLKKLTLRTVRDIQEGRKAKTEFWVEKRFGRFSFLKIKIYSGRTHQIRVHMYAYNHPVVGDNIYFNKNLFKKQDKLERLFLHSARLGFKDFGGKYVVFESELPEKLQNFLNKLR; from the coding sequence ATGCCTGCCTTAAATCAAAAAATTATTTTAGATGAAGAGTCGAAAAAGAAGCGTCTCGACCTTTTGTTGAGTGAAAAATTGGGAATTAGTCGTTCACAAATAGAAAAAATGATAAAAAGAGGTGGTGTTTTGGTGGATGGAAAGCTAATAGTAAAAGCTGGAAAAAAATTAATTTCTGCAAATGAGATAACTTTTCAAGAAATAGAGGAAAGAAAAAGTGAGGTACAAATTAAAAAAGAGGAAAACTTCGATGTAACAATTATAAAAGAAGAGTCGGATTATTTAGTAGTAGAAAAACCAGCTGGACTTTTGATACACCCAACCGAAGCTTTGGAAAAGGTGACAATGGCTGGAATTTTACTAGAAAAATATCCAGAATTAAAAGGTGTTGGAGAAGGTAAACTCCGTCCTGGAATTGTTCATCGTTTGGACAAAGACGCTTCTGGGCTTTTGGTAGTTGCCAAAAATCAAAAAATGTATGAACATCTAAAAAAACAATTTCAAAATAGAGAGGTAGAAAAAATTTATAAGGTTTTGGTTTATGGAATTATAGAGACAGACCAAGAAATAATTGATTTTGAAATAGATAGAGGGAGAGATGGTAGAATGGTATCGCGTCCAACTTTGAAGAAGTTAACTTTGAGAACTGTAAGAGATATTCAAGAAGGTAGAAAAGCAAAAACAGAGTTTTGGGTAGAAAAAAGATTCGGTAGGTTTAGTTTTTTGAAGATAAAAATTTATTCTGGTAGAACACATCAAATCCGTGTTCATATGTATGCATACAACCATCCTGTTGTTGGCGACAATATATATTTCAATAAAAATTTATTCAAAAAACAAGATAAATTGGAAAGACTTTTTCTTCATTCAGCAAGACTTGGATTTAAAGATTTTGGTGGAAAATATGTTGTTTTTGAATCTGAACTTCCAGAAAAATTACAAAATTTTTTAAATAAACTAAGATAA
- the gmk gene encoding guanylate kinase — MEENKGKIIVISAPSGGGKTTILKELIKRIPNSARVITVTSRPKRESEQEGVDYFFVSKEKFEEKIGNNEFVEYNFYSGNYYGTEKSKLEESKQKYAFSFLPTETNGKNNLDKLGIDHISIFLLPESLEVLRNRIMQRGGHTAKEIVERLGIAKDEIAESEKYNFKVVNKEGYLEETIEKIVEFLRK; from the coding sequence ATGGAGGAGAATAAGGGGAAAATAATTGTAATCTCTGCGCCATCTGGCGGCGGAAAGACTACAATTTTAAAAGAGTTGATAAAGAGAATTCCAAATTCCGCTCGTGTAATAACAGTGACATCGCGACCAAAAAGAGAGAGTGAACAGGAAGGAGTTGATTATTTTTTTGTTTCAAAAGAAAAATTTGAAGAGAAGATTGGGAACAATGAATTTGTTGAATACAATTTTTATTCAGGAAATTATTATGGTACAGAAAAGTCAAAATTGGAAGAATCAAAACAAAAATACGCTTTTTCTTTTTTACCAACAGAGACAAATGGAAAAAATAATTTGGATAAATTGGGTATAGATCATATTTCGATATTTTTACTTCCGGAATCTTTGGAAGTTTTGCGAAATAGAATTATGCAAAGAGGTGGGCACACAGCCAAAGAAATAGTAGAGAGACTGGGAATAGCAAAAGATGAGATAGCTGAGTCAGAAAAATATAATTTTAAGGTTGTAAATAAGGAAGGATATTTGGAAGAAACGATAGAGAAAATAGTGGAATTTTTGAGGAAATGA
- a CDS encoding 50S ribosomal protein L19 codes for MSEDIRSKLRSGMIVKVYQKIRETNTKGEEKERTQVFEGIILATKHGREVGATVTVRKISNGVGVEKIFPINSPIVEKIELVRTMKVDQSRAYYLRNYKKKLKEVRKDQPKKAKKVAKKVEEKVEAPKEEVKMETEVKT; via the coding sequence ATGTCAGAAGATATTCGCAGTAAATTGCGTTCTGGAATGATCGTAAAGGTTTACCAAAAAATTAGAGAAACTAACACAAAAGGTGAAGAAAAAGAAAGAACCCAGGTTTTTGAAGGAATCATATTAGCTACAAAACATGGAAGAGAGGTTGGAGCAACTGTGACAGTTAGAAAAATTTCAAATGGTGTGGGAGTAGAAAAGATTTTCCCAATAAATTCACCAATAGTAGAAAAAATTGAATTAGTGAGAACAATGAAAGTTGATCAATCTAGAGCATACTACTTGAGAAATTACAAAAAGAAATTGAAAGAGGTCAGAAAAGATCAACCAAAAAAAGCAAAGAAAGTTGCAAAAAAGGTTGAAGAAAAAGTAGAAGCTCCAAAAGAAGAAGTAAAGATGGAAACTGAAGTAAAAACATAA
- the uvrA gene encoding excinuclease ABC subunit UvrA: MKKINKIKIKNARVHNLKDVSVEIPKNKLTVITGLSGSGKSSLAFDTIYAEGQRRYAESLNSYARQFMDVNDKPDVDEILGLSPTIAIDQKNSSTNPRSTVGTITEIYDHLRLLFSKIGIQYCPETNHCVKQYSSGEIAEQVRKIARSGDEIIILAPIIAQKTIKAKQLLPNLEKSGFNSLRVNGVQMSLLSLKRYKFEPKKLYDVEIVIETISDIKKQKVVEAVEKALDLSNGSLIALNLETGDENLYTTFPFCPESGKTFESVEPRSFSFNSPHGACNRCTGLGYTLNVDSSLIIPNPRLTLAEGAIQPWTRIVGNQTYYQKLLKVVSEKQKFNINKPVKDLSKKVMDLVLYGTDGQTYQLDSKVVRFEGVIPNLTQRHAETDSEYVRKEIEHYMRESVCPICEGRRLKQDSLAVRIGDYSISDIVEMGIGDAVTFFKKLVDPKKYDGIPTFTKNEKLIANPLLKESTKKLENLQKVGLSYLTLDRSFATLSGGESQRIRLSSQLSTGLNEVIYVLDEPSIGLHSKDNDKLIDTLKALRDSGNTVIVVEHDRAIMEAADYLIDIGPGAGIYGGKIMAKGTPEEVSKTDSLTGQYMANREEIPIPKKQNKGNGKSISIQGATAFNLKNIDVEIPLGKFVCVTGVSGSGKSTLISGILSKALHKHFYRAKAEPAAHKKITGFNHIDKVITINQSPIGRTPRSNPATYTGVFTAIRDLFTSVPEAKMRGYDAGMFSFNVKGGGRCEACSGEGYKRIPMQFLNDVFIECPECEGRRYNKEALEIHYKRKNIADVLAMTVEEAYLFFREISNIADKLQVLRNVGLGYLHLGQPATTLSGGEAQRIKLATELSRRATGKTLYILDEPTTGLHFEDIKRLLHVLNELVKKGNTVLTIEHNLDVVKSSDWVIDMGPEGGKAGGQVVAVGTPKEISKVKESWTGQYLKAEVFNR, encoded by the coding sequence GCAGAAAGCTTGAATTCTTATGCGCGTCAATTTATGGATGTAAATGACAAGCCAGATGTGGATGAAATTTTGGGACTTTCCCCTACTATTGCAATTGATCAAAAAAATAGCAGCACAAACCCACGCTCAACAGTGGGAACTATAACAGAAATTTACGATCATTTACGATTACTTTTTTCAAAAATAGGAATTCAGTATTGTCCCGAAACAAACCATTGCGTAAAACAATATAGCTCCGGAGAAATTGCAGAACAAGTACGAAAGATAGCGCGTTCTGGCGATGAAATTATAATTTTAGCTCCAATAATTGCACAAAAAACAATAAAAGCAAAACAGCTTTTGCCAAACTTAGAAAAATCAGGTTTCAACTCACTTCGCGTAAATGGTGTTCAAATGAGTCTTTTAAGTTTAAAGAGATATAAATTTGAACCAAAAAAGCTTTATGATGTAGAGATAGTAATTGAAACAATTAGCGATATTAAAAAACAAAAGGTAGTAGAAGCTGTAGAAAAAGCATTAGATCTTTCAAATGGATCTTTGATAGCATTGAACCTAGAAACAGGAGACGAAAATTTATATACAACATTCCCATTCTGTCCAGAATCTGGAAAAACCTTTGAGTCTGTTGAGCCAAGAAGTTTTAGTTTCAACAGCCCGCACGGAGCATGTAACCGCTGTACAGGACTTGGATATACTTTAAATGTTGATTCATCCCTAATAATTCCAAACCCTCGCCTAACTTTGGCAGAGGGTGCTATTCAACCTTGGACCAGAATTGTAGGAAATCAAACTTATTACCAAAAATTGTTGAAAGTTGTTTCTGAAAAACAAAAATTCAACATAAACAAACCAGTAAAGGACCTTTCAAAAAAAGTAATGGACTTGGTTTTATATGGCACAGATGGACAAACTTATCAACTGGACAGCAAAGTTGTTCGATTTGAAGGAGTTATTCCAAACCTAACCCAACGACACGCAGAAACAGACTCAGAATATGTTCGTAAAGAAATTGAACATTATATGAGAGAAAGTGTCTGTCCTATTTGTGAAGGAAGAAGACTAAAGCAAGATTCACTCGCTGTACGAATTGGAGACTATTCCATTAGTGATATTGTAGAAATGGGTATTGGGGATGCTGTAACATTTTTCAAAAAACTGGTGGATCCAAAAAAATATGACGGCATTCCAACTTTTACAAAAAATGAAAAATTAATTGCAAATCCTTTACTAAAAGAATCTACAAAAAAATTAGAAAATCTTCAAAAAGTTGGGTTATCCTATTTAACTTTAGACAGATCTTTTGCCACACTTTCAGGTGGTGAATCACAAAGAATTAGACTTTCTAGTCAACTTTCAACTGGATTAAATGAGGTTATCTATGTCTTGGACGAGCCCTCAATTGGACTTCACTCAAAAGACAATGACAAACTAATAGACACTTTAAAAGCATTACGCGATAGTGGAAATACTGTAATTGTTGTTGAGCACGACCGCGCCATAATGGAAGCTGCGGATTATTTAATAGACATTGGACCTGGGGCTGGAATTTATGGTGGGAAAATAATGGCAAAAGGAACACCAGAAGAAGTTAGTAAAACAGATTCACTGACTGGTCAATATATGGCAAACCGCGAAGAAATCCCTATTCCAAAAAAACAAAACAAAGGAAATGGAAAAAGTATTTCTATTCAAGGTGCGACAGCATTCAATCTAAAAAATATTGACGTTGAAATTCCACTTGGAAAATTTGTATGTGTGACCGGTGTTTCTGGATCTGGAAAATCCACTCTTATTTCTGGAATTTTATCCAAAGCTTTGCATAAACATTTTTATAGAGCAAAAGCAGAACCCGCAGCTCACAAAAAAATCACAGGATTCAACCATATTGACAAAGTTATCACAATAAACCAAAGTCCAATTGGTCGAACTCCTCGTAGTAATCCTGCAACCTATACTGGAGTTTTCACAGCTATTCGCGATCTGTTTACAAGCGTACCAGAGGCCAAAATGCGTGGCTACGATGCTGGAATGTTTAGTTTCAATGTAAAAGGTGGTGGAAGGTGTGAAGCTTGTTCTGGTGAAGGTTACAAAAGAATTCCAATGCAATTCTTAAACGATGTGTTTATAGAATGCCCTGAATGCGAAGGAAGAAGATACAACAAAGAAGCTTTGGAAATTCACTACAAAAGAAAAAATATTGCAGATGTTTTGGCAATGACAGTTGAAGAAGCATATTTATTCTTTAGAGAAATTTCAAACATTGCAGACAAATTACAAGTACTACGAAATGTTGGGCTTGGTTATCTGCATTTAGGACAGCCTGCAACCACACTTTCTGGTGGTGAGGCACAAAGAATTAAACTGGCAACAGAATTATCAAGAAGAGCAACAGGAAAAACTTTGTATATTTTGGATGAACCTACAACAGGACTTCACTTCGAAGATATCAAAAGACTACTTCATGTGTTGAACGAATTGGTAAAAAAAGGAAATACAGTTCTAACAATAGAGCATAATCTAGATGTTGTAAAAAGTTCTGACTGGGTAATAGATATGGGACCAGAAGGTGGAAAAGCTGGAGGACAGGTTGTAGCTGTTGGCACACCAAAAGAAATCTCAAAAGTGAAAGAAAGTTGGACAGGACAATACTTGAAAGCAGAGGTTTTCAATAGATAA